The window GGCTGCAGAAGCAGGCGCAGGGCTATGTGGTGCCGGAGGCGTTCACCCACGGCACCAGCGAGCAGCGCGTGCGCTGGTTGCGCCAGGGCCTGACCACGGGCGATATGCGCCGTTGCGACACCTTCGCCGCCAAGCAGCTCTGACCGGTCTCCCTCAGGCAATCGCCGATCCAGATCTCAGAAACATCCGGGCGTGTGTGTCGTAAACGCAACTTTGTGAACATTGTTCACGAAATCAGTGGTGTTTATAATGCACCACATGTCCGCCCTGCCCCAGCCGTCCTCAGCACATTCCGGCCCGTCGCCCGCCCGCTCGCCGGGTGCCGCCGCGCGCCGCGAGGCGGTGCGGCAGGCCTTCTTCGACGCCGCCCGCGCCCTCTTCGCCGAGGCCGGCTACGCAGGCGTCACGCTGCGCCGCGTGGGCGAGCGCTGCGGCTATAGCGCCGCCGCCATCTATCGCCACTTCGAGGACAAGTCCGCGCTGCTGTTCGAGCTGTGCGCGCAGGACTGGGTACGCCTGGCGCAGGCCCTGGCCACCGCGCGCGAGGGCTGCCAGCCGGGCCGCACGCTGCCGGCGGTGTTCCAGGCCTACCTGGACTGGGCCATGGCCAACCGCCATGGCTACCACCTGATGCTGATGATGGGCTTGCCGGCCGAGGCCGAGCGGGCCATCGACCAGCGCTGGCGCCAGCGTTTCCCGCAGGACCCGGTCGGCGCCGTGCTGGAAGCCTGCGTGCAGGACCTGCAGGCCGCCGGCGGCATCGCCACCCACCACCTGCCCGAAGACGTGGCCGATGCGCTGTGGACAGCGGCGCACGGGCTGGCGGCGCTGGAGATCACCTTCGAGCACCTGCCGCGCGAACACTGGCAACCGCTGGCGCACCGGCAGCACGTCTTGCTGGACGCGCTGCTGCGCGGCTTCGCCCCCTCTCCGCCTACCTAGGGTCGGCGGACCCGACAGCCAGCCGCCCCCCTCCTGCCGCTCCGTTCCTGGCCTGCCGCACACCTGCGCGGTGACGCGGCCGGCCGCCGCTCGCCGCCGACGGGCGCCGACACCGGCCGTCCCTTGTCGGTCCTGCGTCGGTCCCGTTGTCACGTTGTCGTCTTCTGATCGTTGTTCCATCGTCGCTCATGGCGCAATTCTTCCTTCGCCGCCCCGCCTTCGCCTGGGTGCTGGCCATCCTGACCGTGGTCGCCGGCCTGCTGGCCCTGACCCGCATCCCCATCGCCCAGTATCCGGCGGTGGCGCCGCCCACCGTGATCATCTACGCCGACTATCCCGGCGCCTCCGCGCGCACGGTGGAAGATCGCGTCACGGCCATCCTCGAACAGCAGATGCACGGCATCCCGGGGCTGCTGCACCTGGACTCCAGCAGCGAACCCGGCGCCGCCACCGTGACGCTGGCCTTCCGCCAGGGCACCGATCCGCAACTGGCCCAGGTCAATGTGCGCAACCGCGTGGCCCAGGCCGAGCCGCTGCTGCCCGAGACGGTGCGCCGCGGCGGCGTCTACGTGGACCAGGCCAGCAGCAGCCCTTTCCTCTACGTGTCGCTGGTCAGCGACGGCAACCGCCTCGACGAGACCGCGCTGGGTGACTTCGCCGCCGGCGCCATCCTGCCGATGCTGCGGCGCCTGCCCGGCATCGGCAAGGCCGAGGCCTACGGCTCCGAGTACGCCATGCGCATCTGGTTCGACCCGGACAAGCTGAACGCGCTCGGCCTGAACACCGAGGAGGTCGAGGCGGCCATCAAGGCGCGCAACGGCAACGTCACGCCCGGCCAGCTCGGCGGGGCGCCGGCCGTGCCGGGCCAGCCCTTCCAGGCCACCGTGCGGCCGCCGCCGGCGCTGGCCGACCCCGAGGCCTTCGGCCGCATCGTCGTGCGCGGCAGCAGTGCCGACGGCAGCGCCGTGCTGCTGCGCGACGTCGCCCGCGTCGAGATGGCCGCGGCCGACTACCGCTTCGGCTCCACGCTGGACGGACGCCCGGCCGCCGCGATCGGCCTCAAGCTGGCCGACGGCGCCAATGTGCTGGCCACCTCGCGCGCGGTGCGCGCGGCGCTGGATGCCGCCTCGGCCGGTTTTCCCGACGGCGTGCACTACGAGATCTCCTACGACAATGCCGCCTTCGTGCAACGCTCGATCTCGCGCGTGCTGCTGACGCTGGTGGAAGCGGTGGTGCTGGTCTTCCTGATCCTCTACCTGTTCCTCGGCAAGCTGCGCGCGACGCTGATCCCTGTGGTGGTGGTGCCGGTGTCGCTGCTCGGCACGGTGGCCTGCCTGTACGCGCTGGGCATGTCCCTGAACGCCATCACGCTGTTCGGCGTGGTGCTGGCGATCGGCATCCTGGTCGACGATGCCATCGTGGTGGTGGAGAACGTCGAACGCATCATGGCCGAGCACGGCGTGAGCGCGCGCGAAGCCGCCGCGCGCTCGATGCGCGAGGTCTCGGGCGCCCTGCTGGCGGTCACGCTGGTGTTGTGCGCGGTCTTCGTGCCGATGGCTTTCTTCGGCAGCGCGGTCGGCGTCATCTATCGCCACTTCGCTGTCACGCTGGCCATCTCCATCGCCTTCTCGCTGTTCTTCGCACTGTCGCTGACGCCGGCCATGTGCGCGGGCCTGCTGCGCCATGGCGCGCCGCCGGCGCACGGGCCGCTGGCCTGGTTCGAGCGCCGTTTCACCGCATTGACCGGCCGCTACGGACGCTGGGTGGCGGGCGCGCAGCGCCGCCGCCTACGCTGGCTCGGCGCCTACCTGGCGCTGGTGCTGGCGTGCGGCTACGGCTTGTCGCAGACGCCCAGCGGCTTCCTGCCCGAGGAGGACACCGGTGAGCTGGTGGTCGATATCGAACTGCCGGCCGGCAGCACGCAGCAGCAGACGCGCGATCTGGTCGCGCGGCTGGAACACTGGTTGCGCGCCGAGGGCTACCCGCTCAAGTCCACCTTCGCCGTGATCGGCTGGGGCAACGGCGGCAACGGTGAACAGCGCGCCAACCTGGTGCTCAGCCTGACCGACTGGGCGCAGCGCGGCAGCCGGCAGCGCGCGGCGGCCGTGCTGGAGCGCCTGTCGGACGGTCTCGATCACTGGCCCGGACGCGGCGATGCCCAGCTGTTCGCCTACAACAGTTCCGCCTTGCCCGAGCTGGGCAGCACCAGCGGGCTCGACATGCGGCTGACCTCGGCCCACGGCGCCAGCCGCGACGCCCTGTTCGCGGCGCGCGACAAGTTGCTGCAAGCCGCCGCGGCCGATCCCGCGCTGCGCGAGGTGCGCGCCACCGCCGCCCAGCCGAGCTCGGCGCTGGACCTGCGCATCGACTACCGCAAGGCGGAGAGCTTCGGCGTCGCGGCCGAGACCATCCACCATGCGCTGGCGTCGACGCTCGGCTCGCGCTATGTCGACGAGGTGACGCGCGACGGGCGCATCCGCCGCGTCATCCTGCAGGCCGATGCTCCGCACCGGATGCAGCCCGAGCAACTGGCGCGCGTGCATGTGCGCAATGCCCAGGGCCGCATGGTCTCGCTGGCCTCGTTCGCCAGCATGGAGTGGGGCAACGGCGAGACCACGCTGGAGCGCTTCAACGGCCTGCCCTCGGTGCGCATCAGCGCCGACAGCGGGAGCGGCTACAGCAGCGGCACCGCGATGGCCCGGCTGAGCGCGCTGGTGCGCGACCTCGGTGCGCCCTTCGGCGTGCGCTGGACCGGCCGCGCCTTCGAGCAGTTGCAGAGCGGCGACCAGGCACCCTGGCTGTTCGCGTGCTCCGCCCTCTTCATCTTCCTGTGCCTGGTGGCGCTGTACGAGAGCTGGACCCTGCCGCTGGCGGTGCTGGCGGTGGTGCCGGCCGGCATGGTCGGCGCGGCCGCGGCGATCTGGCTGGGCGGCTTGCCCAACGACGTCTACTTCAAGGTGGGGCTGGTGGTGGTGATGGGCCTGGCGGCGAAGAATGCCATCCTGGTGGTGGAATATGCGCAGCAGCTGCGCGCGGGCGGCATGGCGCTGGGCGATGCCGCGCAGCAGGCGGCGCGCCAGCGCTTGCGGCCGGTGGTGATGACCTCGCTGGCCTTCATCCTGGGCGTGGTGCCGCTGGTGCTGAGCAGCGGTCCGGGCGCGGCAGCGCAGCGCGCGGTCGGCACCGGCGTGCTGGGCGGCATGCTGGGCGCCACCGTGATCGGCACGCTGGCGGTGCCGCTGCTGTATGCGCTCATCGGCAAGTTGCAGCGCCGGCACTGAGTCCGACCGGCCTGGGCGACCCGCTGGGGCGGGCCGCCCAGGCCTGTGCGGCGGAAGAAAAATCGCCTGCCCGGCGAAGAGAGAAAGAGGAGGAGGTCGAGCGGGCAGGCGGGTGGTAAAACGTGGCGGCCACCGTGAAGGTGGCCGCCGGGCGGGACCGTCCGCGCCAGGCGGACGGAACGGCGTCGAACGTGTCAGACGCGATAGCCGTACAGCGAGCCGTCGCCGGAGCGGGAGTTATCCAGCGACGAGGCAGCGATCTGGCCGGTGAAGGCGCGCGCGCCTTCCGAATACGGATCGAACTTGCCGCTGCGGGTGCCGTCGCTATACGGGTCGTACTTGCCCGACTTGGCGCCATCCGTGAAGCTGTCGAACTTGCCGGCCTTGGCGCCGTCCGTATAGGTGTCGAACTTGCTGCCGACACGCAGCGCGTCGGCGTAGACATCGAACTTACCAACCTTGCTGCGGGCGGGTGCGGCGATCGCCGTGGCCGACACGGCCACGGCGGCAACCATCAGCACGCCGCCAATCAAACGCTTGGCGATCATGTTGGGACTCCTTCAACTGAGATATCGTCTTTTTTATGTTTTCCGGCCAGCATGCACCGACGATATGGCATGTTGCGATGCGAGCGCGGACTGAAGATTAGGGCCTCGACAGGCAAGGAGAAATGCCGCTGCGACGAATGGTGCGTTGCGAGCCGTGAAACGCAGGGGATGGGGACGAACGGAGGCGCGGTGGTGCAGAGGGACGCTAGCGGCACCGGCACGCAAGTGCCCGATACGGCGCTAACACGAGACGAGTTGGCGGGCAAAGTGCCCTTCGAAAGACATTGCTCCGCCGGATCCGGAGCGGCGGCGCCGCCGCTCCGGGAGGCGGGTCAGAGGTTGAACTGGCCGTTGGCCTCCGGCTGGAAGGCGATCTCGATCACCGTCAGCCGCTGCTCGCGGCCGTCCGGCAGGCGATAGGCGACCGTCTCGCCGGCACGCGCGCCCAGCAGGGCCTGGCCGACCGGCGACAGCACGGACAGGCGGCCGGCGTCGAAATCGGCGGTGTCGGGATAGACCAGGGTCCAGTGGCGCGGCTCGGCGTCACCTTCCAGCGCGCAGCGCAGCTGCGAGTTCATCGTCACCACGTCGTGCGGGATGGCTTCGGGCGCCACGATGGCGGCGCGCTCCAGCAGCGCGTCGAGCATGTCGGACAGTTGCGCGCTCCCGGCGCGCTCGGCGATGCGCTCGAGGCGGGTCACATCGAGTTCGGTCAGGTACAGCGTGGTCTTGTTCGCGGAAGACAGGGTCATTTGAGCCTCCTTATGCTTGATGCGGCCGATGCCGTTCGGCGGGCTTCGCTGCCCGGGCGTGAGTCGGGGCGGCGCGCATCGGATCGATCGGATCGCTGGCGGAAACAGCGGCAATGCGGAAAGACGGAGAAGCGGCAATGCGCCGACCGGGACGGCATCGGCGGCCTGCGGCCCGGGCCCGGTCCGGGCCCGTACCCGCAAGCTGCGAAGACGGTCAGGCCGGGAACCGGGCCGGATCAAGCGGCTGGCTGATCCGGTAGCTGGCCGAAGCGGGGGTGGCCCGCATGCCCTCCACGCGCGCACGCGCGCCCGCTTGCCGCGCAAAGCGGGCAGGCATGGCAGCGATCGTCGGCAGGCGGTCGGGCATCATGACAAGGGGAAACTCGGGGTGATCAGGCCATCGCAGCGCCATGCTGGCGCGAGCGAGGGCTCACATACGGTGCCTCGCGATGCCTTGGCCGGCATGCGGGCGTCTGCTGGCGGCGCTTAAGCGCGCGCCCGGCCGTGGCAAAGCCTGCTCATGGCCGGAAGCTCCATCGTAGCACAGCCGCCGCAGCGGGCCGGCGCATCAGCCATGTGCGTGGCATTCGCAACTGGCGCCCGCGGCCGCCTGCTGCAGGTTCTGCAGGATGCCGCATTC of the Cupriavidus malaysiensis genome contains:
- a CDS encoding TetR/AcrR family transcriptional regulator, whose translation is MHHMSALPQPSSAHSGPSPARSPGAAARREAVRQAFFDAARALFAEAGYAGVTLRRVGERCGYSAAAIYRHFEDKSALLFELCAQDWVRLAQALATAREGCQPGRTLPAVFQAYLDWAMANRHGYHLMLMMGLPAEAERAIDQRWRQRFPQDPVGAVLEACVQDLQAAGGIATHHLPEDVADALWTAAHGLAALEITFEHLPREHWQPLAHRQHVLLDALLRGFAPSPPT
- the rnk gene encoding nucleoside diphosphate kinase regulator — encoded protein: MTLSSANKTTLYLTELDVTRLERIAERAGSAQLSDMLDALLERAAIVAPEAIPHDVVTMNSQLRCALEGDAEPRHWTLVYPDTADFDAGRLSVLSPVGQALLGARAGETVAYRLPDGREQRLTVIEIAFQPEANGQFNL
- a CDS encoding efflux RND transporter permease subunit produces the protein MAQFFLRRPAFAWVLAILTVVAGLLALTRIPIAQYPAVAPPTVIIYADYPGASARTVEDRVTAILEQQMHGIPGLLHLDSSSEPGAATVTLAFRQGTDPQLAQVNVRNRVAQAEPLLPETVRRGGVYVDQASSSPFLYVSLVSDGNRLDETALGDFAAGAILPMLRRLPGIGKAEAYGSEYAMRIWFDPDKLNALGLNTEEVEAAIKARNGNVTPGQLGGAPAVPGQPFQATVRPPPALADPEAFGRIVVRGSSADGSAVLLRDVARVEMAAADYRFGSTLDGRPAAAIGLKLADGANVLATSRAVRAALDAASAGFPDGVHYEISYDNAAFVQRSISRVLLTLVEAVVLVFLILYLFLGKLRATLIPVVVVPVSLLGTVACLYALGMSLNAITLFGVVLAIGILVDDAIVVVENVERIMAEHGVSAREAAARSMREVSGALLAVTLVLCAVFVPMAFFGSAVGVIYRHFAVTLAISIAFSLFFALSLTPAMCAGLLRHGAPPAHGPLAWFERRFTALTGRYGRWVAGAQRRRLRWLGAYLALVLACGYGLSQTPSGFLPEEDTGELVVDIELPAGSTQQQTRDLVARLEHWLRAEGYPLKSTFAVIGWGNGGNGEQRANLVLSLTDWAQRGSRQRAAAVLERLSDGLDHWPGRGDAQLFAYNSSALPELGSTSGLDMRLTSAHGASRDALFAARDKLLQAAAADPALREVRATAAQPSSALDLRIDYRKAESFGVAAETIHHALASTLGSRYVDEVTRDGRIRRVILQADAPHRMQPEQLARVHVRNAQGRMVSLASFASMEWGNGETTLERFNGLPSVRISADSGSGYSSGTAMARLSALVRDLGAPFGVRWTGRAFEQLQSGDQAPWLFACSALFIFLCLVALYESWTLPLAVLAVVPAGMVGAAAAIWLGGLPNDVYFKVGLVVVMGLAAKNAILVVEYAQQLRAGGMALGDAAQQAARQRLRPVVMTSLAFILGVVPLVLSSGPGAAAQRAVGTGVLGGMLGATVIGTLAVPLLYALIGKLQRRH